A genomic stretch from Cloacibacterium caeni includes:
- a CDS encoding toll/interleukin-1 receptor domain-containing protein — protein sequence MEYKYQLILLGSDCPEKTHIISKLIEKIKDLNLPDSIIKFIEANQISSDYQGNQPAFGLYFGDIEGNHKHLDITDKLLKDGTMILPIYFGNPDEGAFSKEIPCILSNQNGIRYNDNELDRIANIILEAFELLRTTRKIFISYKRSESTSIAIQLYEALESYNYDVFLDTHSIGKGEPFQDELWHRMTDCDVIVLLNTPSFLESHWCKEEFAEAGSKQIGIVQLVWPNHKIKNIDSASHISYPMKLNDYDFVNNIYNNKDQSKLINRIVEEIIQKVESVRARNLAARQDNLITEFRNIAHQCGRNITVQPEKFLTEDLPSGKRIIYIPTIGVPQSTSCQSAEIRHEFQKNPNISIRLIYDDLRIRDKWLNHLDWLNDNFKKDILTLKKQEFKSWLETTK from the coding sequence ATGGAATATAAATATCAACTCATTCTTTTAGGTTCAGATTGTCCTGAAAAGACACATATTATATCTAAATTAATAGAAAAAATAAAAGATTTAAATCTGCCAGACTCTATCATAAAATTTATTGAAGCTAATCAAATCTCTTCTGATTATCAAGGAAATCAGCCTGCATTTGGTTTATATTTTGGTGATATAGAAGGAAATCATAAGCATCTTGATATAACTGATAAATTATTAAAAGACGGGACAATGATTTTACCAATTTATTTTGGCAATCCAGATGAAGGTGCATTTTCCAAGGAAATACCATGTATTTTATCAAATCAGAATGGAATTCGATATAATGATAATGAATTAGATAGAATAGCTAATATAATTTTGGAAGCATTTGAACTTTTACGAACTACACGAAAAATATTTATTAGTTATAAAAGAAGTGAATCGACTTCAATTGCAATACAACTTTATGAAGCTTTAGAATCTTATAATTATGATGTTTTTTTAGATACACATTCTATAGGCAAAGGTGAGCCTTTTCAAGACGAATTATGGCACAGAATGACAGATTGTGATGTAATAGTTTTGTTAAATACTCCAAGTTTTCTTGAAAGTCATTGGTGTAAAGAAGAATTTGCAGAAGCAGGATCCAAACAAATTGGTATTGTACAATTGGTTTGGCCTAATCATAAAATTAAAAATATTGATTCCGCTTCCCATATAAGTTATCCAATGAAATTAAACGATTATGATTTTGTAAATAATATATACAACAATAAAGACCAATCAAAATTGATCAACAGAATTGTTGAAGAAATTATTCAGAAGGTTGAGTCAGTACGAGCTAGAAATTTAGCAGCAAGACAGGATAATCTAATAACCGAGTTTAGAAATATTGCACATCAATGTGGGCGTAATATTACAGTTCAACCAGAAAAATTTTTGACGGAAGACTTGCCATCTGGTAAAAGAATAATTTATATACCTACAATTGGTGTTCCTCAATCAACTAGTTGTCAATCAGCTGAAATTCGACATGAATTCCAAAAGAATCCAAATATTTCAATTCGATTAATTTACGATGACCTAAGAATTAGAGATAAATGGTTAAATCATTTAGATTGGTTAAATGATAACTTTAAAAAAGATATTTTAACTTTAAAAAAACAAGAATTTAAATCATGGCTAGAAACAACGAAATGA
- a CDS encoding PD-(D/E)XK nuclease family protein: protein METEKLLKEVNWFLKNKKLEVAKNEDTFNMFRICGVNHYENTHSSILAELLDPNASHQFEHKFLDAFIQTLIKLDILPPEYQFAYQDVAVHREYSTPYGRLDILITNSLGEALLIENKIYAGVSMSS from the coding sequence ATGGAAACTGAAAAGCTTCTAAAAGAAGTGAATTGGTTTCTCAAAAACAAAAAATTAGAAGTTGCGAAAAACGAAGATACTTTTAATATGTTTAGAATATGCGGTGTAAACCATTATGAAAACACGCATTCTTCTATTCTTGCAGAACTATTAGATCCCAATGCCAGTCATCAGTTTGAGCATAAATTCTTAGATGCATTTATACAGACTCTTATAAAGTTAGATATTCTGCCCCCAGAATATCAGTTTGCGTATCAAGATGTGGCAGTACATCGGGAATATTCTACGCCCTATGGTAGGCTTGATATTTTAATTACCAATTCATTAGGTGAAGCTCTACTGATAGAAAATAAAATATATGCAGGCGTATCAATGAGCAGTTAA
- a CDS encoding restriction endonuclease subunit S, with translation MTSSYKRLGDYIKEVSIKNTDLKVNNLIGVSIDKKFIKSFANTIGVDMSTYKIIKKNQLACKLMSVGRDEKLPVDLYVEEEPSLVSSAYYVFEPIDSNILMPEYLKMWLFRSETDRYVGYVSGGDVRGGISWDTFCDIPIKVPAIEKQQEIVNEYHMIQKRINLNNQLIAKLEEIAQTIYKQWFVEGIDLENLPNGWKMGILSDISTINMGQSPEGESYNEIGDGCPLINGPVEFGKYFTIKTKWTTEPKKYCKKGDLIFCVRGSTVGKNVIADDKYAIGRGVCAISSKYQLYLIQLIKTNLNEILKDVTGSTFPNIDRITLENYPIVIISEGRLQDFESKTKPIFEIIEIKAKENQKLEELKGLLLAKMTRVEN, from the coding sequence ATGACATCAAGTTATAAAAGATTAGGCGATTATATAAAAGAAGTTAGTATTAAAAATACAGACTTAAAAGTAAATAATCTTATTGGAGTTAGTATTGATAAGAAATTTATAAAGTCTTTTGCTAATACTATTGGAGTAGATATGTCAACTTATAAAATTATCAAAAAAAATCAGTTGGCGTGTAAGTTAATGAGTGTAGGTAGAGATGAAAAACTTCCCGTAGATTTATATGTTGAGGAAGAACCCTCTCTTGTGTCATCAGCGTATTATGTATTTGAACCAATAGACAGTAATATCTTGATGCCTGAATATTTAAAGATGTGGTTATTTAGGAGTGAAACAGATAGATATGTAGGTTATGTTAGTGGTGGAGATGTACGTGGAGGGATTTCTTGGGATACTTTTTGTGATATTCCTATAAAAGTACCTGCAATAGAAAAACAGCAAGAAATCGTCAACGAATACCACATGATACAAAAACGCATTAACCTGAACAACCAACTGATTGCCAAATTAGAAGAAATAGCACAAACGATTTATAAACAGTGGTTTGTGGAGGGGATTGATTTAGAAAATTTACCCAATGGATGGAAAATGGGAATACTTTCAGATATATCAACGATAAATATGGGACAGTCACCAGAAGGTGAAAGCTATAATGAAATAGGTGATGGTTGTCCGTTGATTAATGGTCCCGTTGAGTTTGGAAAATATTTCACAATAAAAACTAAATGGACTACTGAACCTAAGAAATATTGTAAAAAAGGAGATTTGATATTTTGTGTAAGAGGTAGCACGGTTGGAAAAAATGTAATTGCAGACGATAAATATGCCATAGGAAGAGGAGTTTGTGCTATTAGTTCAAAGTATCAACTTTATTTAATTCAGCTAATTAAGACTAATCTTAATGAAATTCTTAAAGATGTTACAGGATCTACTTTCCCAAATATTGATAGAATCACATTAGAAAATTACCCTATTGTTATTATTAGTGAGGGAAGACTTCAAGATTTTGAAAGTAAGACAAAACCAATATTTGAAATTATTGAAATTAAGGCAAAAGAAAACCAAAAACTAGAGGAATTGAAGGGATTGTTGCTGGCAAAGATGACGAGGGTTGAGAATTAG
- a CDS encoding type I restriction-modification system subunit M, which produces MAKKSTVKTKSIEETLWDSANKLRGTVESSEYKHVVLGLIFLKFASDKFEERRAELIAEGKEKFIEMKEFYNMQNIFYLPEEARWSTIIEHSKQADIALKIDTALHTIEKNNPALKGALPDNYFSRLNMDVSKLAALLDTINNINTLQDKQQDIVGRVYEYFLSKFALAEGKGKGEFYTPKSIVNLIAEMIEPYKGIIYDPACGSGGMFVQSIKFIESHHGNKKEVSIYGQEYTATTYKLAKMNLAIRGIAANLGDVPADTFGKDQHPDLKADFIMANPPFNQKDWRAADELVDDARWKGYDVPPTSNANYAWILNMVAKLSENGVAGFILANGALSGGGEEYKIRRKLIENDLVEAIVILPQNMFYTTGISVTLWILNKNKKEKTVQLPDETRQYRNRENEILFLDLRQKGIPFEKKYIQFSEEEIQEIAGTYHTWQCLRQDETTSESKLNVYEDIPEFCYSATKEEVKAKDYSLVPSKYIAFVNRDEQIDYEDKMKALQQDITQLLQEEAQSKKDLLNVFKELGYDIKL; this is translated from the coding sequence ATGGCTAAGAAAAGCACTGTAAAAACTAAATCCATAGAAGAAACGCTTTGGGATTCTGCCAATAAATTAAGAGGAACGGTAGAATCTTCTGAATACAAACACGTAGTACTGGGACTGATTTTCTTAAAATTTGCGAGTGATAAATTTGAAGAGCGTAGAGCAGAACTTATTGCAGAAGGCAAAGAGAAATTTATAGAAATGAAAGAGTTCTACAATATGCAGAACATCTTTTATTTGCCAGAAGAAGCCCGATGGAGCACCATTATCGAACATTCTAAACAGGCTGATATTGCTCTGAAAATAGATACAGCTCTCCACACCATAGAAAAAAACAACCCTGCGCTGAAAGGCGCTTTGCCTGATAATTATTTCTCCCGTCTGAATATGGATGTGAGCAAATTGGCAGCATTATTAGATACCATTAACAATATCAACACCTTACAAGATAAGCAACAAGACATTGTAGGGAGAGTTTACGAATATTTCTTGAGCAAATTTGCCCTTGCCGAAGGTAAAGGAAAAGGAGAGTTCTACACCCCTAAAAGTATTGTAAACCTGATTGCCGAAATGATAGAACCTTACAAAGGTATAATCTATGACCCAGCTTGTGGAAGTGGTGGGATGTTTGTGCAGTCTATTAAATTTATAGAAAGCCATCACGGTAATAAAAAGGAAGTCTCTATCTACGGACAAGAATATACCGCAACCACATATAAATTGGCGAAAATGAATTTGGCGATTAGAGGAATTGCCGCCAATTTGGGAGATGTACCAGCCGATACTTTTGGCAAAGACCAACATCCCGATTTGAAAGCCGACTTCATTATGGCAAACCCACCTTTTAACCAAAAAGATTGGCGAGCAGCCGATGAATTGGTGGACGATGCCCGATGGAAAGGTTATGATGTACCACCAACCAGCAACGCCAATTATGCTTGGATTCTGAATATGGTAGCCAAACTTTCTGAAAACGGAGTGGCTGGTTTTATCTTGGCCAATGGAGCGCTTTCGGGCGGTGGCGAAGAATATAAAATTAGAAGAAAACTTATAGAAAATGATTTGGTAGAAGCCATTGTTATTTTACCACAAAATATGTTTTATACCACTGGTATTAGTGTTACCCTTTGGATTCTCAATAAAAACAAAAAAGAAAAAACGGTACAATTGCCTGATGAAACTAGACAATACCGCAACCGTGAAAATGAAATATTGTTCTTGGATTTAAGACAAAAAGGCATCCCTTTTGAGAAAAAATACATCCAATTTTCTGAAGAAGAGATTCAGGAAATTGCAGGAACGTATCATACTTGGCAGTGCCTTCGACAGGATGAGACAACATCTGAAAGCAAGCTGAACGTTTATGAAGATATCCCAGAGTTTTGTTACAGTGCAACCAAAGAAGAAGTGAAAGCCAAAGATTATTCTCTGGTGCCGAGTAAGTACATTGCTTTTGTAAACCGAGATGAGCAGATAGATTATGAGGATAAAATGAAGGCATTGCAACAAGACATTACCCAATTATTGCAAGAAGAAGCCCAATCTAAAAAAGATTTGTTAAATGTTTTTAAGGAGTTAGGATATGACATCAAGTTATAA
- the uraH gene encoding hydroxyisourate hydrolase: MKKNWLVFLMMFLMFPMVHAQESSYQLSSHILDISTGKPAPNVKIVLQKRDAKNNWVWVEEKITDQNGRVKDFLKQDGKNNTGIYKLTFYTAPYFKSLGQKSFYPFVEVVFELADQEHYHVPITLSPYGYSTYRGN, from the coding sequence ATGAAAAAGAATTGGTTAGTATTCCTCATGATGTTTTTAATGTTTCCAATGGTTCATGCTCAAGAAAGCAGCTATCAACTTTCGAGTCACATTCTAGACATTTCTACGGGTAAACCTGCACCGAATGTAAAAATTGTATTGCAAAAAAGAGATGCAAAAAACAATTGGGTATGGGTAGAAGAAAAAATCACCGACCAAAACGGCAGGGTAAAAGATTTCTTAAAACAGGACGGCAAAAACAACACGGGTATTTACAAACTTACGTTTTACACCGCACCGTATTTTAAAAGTCTAGGTCAAAAATCCTTTTATCCCTTTGTAGAAGTGGTTTTTGAGTTGGCAGACCAAGAGCATTACCACGTTCCCATCACCCTATCGCCTTACGGCTACTCCACGTACAGAGGAAATTAA
- a CDS encoding Na+/H+ antiporter NhaC family protein: MNHTKANFLSLLPFLIFVGTFLGAGIVMQDFYALPSPIAVSIGIIAAFAMSRLPHQEKIKTFLHGCGESSVLTMCIIYLLAGAFSTVAQVSGSVDAVVNIGLTYISADYYALGIFLLASFLSLSSGTSVGAIVALGPIAIQLAQKSGADLNLIGASLLGGAMFGDNLSVISDTTIAAAQTLGSSMKDKFRTNFYLASPAVILTVVILLFIGFSNPVAPIAYTPTPISWELIFPYLVVLVLAFLGLDVFLVLVIGIFLAGAIGLWQGNLTWLSFAKASYEGFTSMTEIFLLSLLTGGLAALVEKAGGIQYLLNKIEAKISSAKSAQLGAGLITGLVNLCIANNTVSILISGKVLRPISERFEVPARKMASVIDIFACIVQGLLPYGAQVLLIIGYSKNKINYVDMLSHSYYLGFLFLMVVGSMFWGRFRNVLPSGGLGIY; the protein is encoded by the coding sequence ATGAACCATACAAAAGCAAATTTTCTCAGTTTACTTCCTTTTTTAATTTTCGTAGGTACATTTTTAGGTGCCGGAATTGTTATGCAAGACTTTTATGCCTTGCCATCGCCTATTGCCGTGAGTATCGGTATTATTGCCGCCTTCGCCATGTCTAGGTTGCCTCATCAAGAAAAAATCAAAACTTTCTTACACGGTTGTGGGGAATCCAGTGTACTCACCATGTGTATTATTTATCTATTGGCAGGCGCTTTTTCTACCGTAGCACAAGTTTCGGGGAGTGTAGATGCAGTAGTGAATATCGGGCTAACTTATATCTCTGCGGATTATTATGCTCTAGGGATTTTCCTTTTGGCCTCATTTCTTTCTCTGTCTTCTGGAACCTCGGTTGGTGCTATTGTCGCATTAGGGCCTATCGCGATACAGTTGGCTCAAAAAAGTGGAGCAGACCTTAACCTGATTGGAGCAAGTCTTTTGGGTGGTGCCATGTTTGGTGACAATCTTTCGGTGATTTCTGATACTACCATAGCAGCGGCTCAAACTTTGGGGAGCAGTATGAAAGATAAGTTCAGAACCAATTTTTATTTGGCTTCACCTGCAGTAATATTGACGGTGGTCATCTTACTTTTTATAGGATTTAGCAATCCTGTCGCGCCCATTGCCTATACACCAACTCCCATTTCTTGGGAACTTATTTTCCCCTATTTAGTGGTTTTGGTATTGGCATTTTTAGGGTTAGATGTATTTCTTGTTTTGGTGATTGGGATATTTTTAGCGGGAGCCATTGGTTTATGGCAAGGAAACCTTACGTGGTTGAGTTTTGCCAAAGCCAGTTATGAAGGCTTCACGTCTATGACCGAAATTTTCCTATTGTCTTTGCTTACAGGTGGTTTAGCTGCCTTAGTAGAAAAAGCAGGGGGAATTCAATATTTATTGAACAAAATAGAAGCTAAGATTAGCTCTGCCAAATCTGCGCAATTGGGTGCAGGATTGATTACAGGTTTGGTAAATCTCTGTATTGCCAATAACACCGTGTCGATTTTAATTTCTGGGAAAGTGTTGAGACCTATTTCCGAACGTTTTGAAGTTCCTGCCCGAAAGATGGCTTCTGTGATTGATATTTTTGCGTGTATCGTTCAAGGGTTGCTTCCTTATGGCGCTCAGGTTTTATTGATTATCGGTTATAGTAAAAATAAAATCAATTATGTGGATATGCTCTCGCATTCTTATTATTTAGGGTTTCTGTTCTTAATGGTGGTGGGGTCTATGTTTTGGGGAAGGTTTAGGAATGTGTTGCCTTCGGGAGGCTTAGGCATTTATTGA
- a CDS encoding Dps family protein gives MKVDIGISAANLKKVCDNLNVVLADGNVLYLKLRKFHWNLKGPDFMQFHRLFEEQYEAMEKAIDEVAERISTLGGMAVGTTIEFGKLSQLKESPGTCPAPLEMAKELLQDHESIVKSLRTSIDDCEEKYEDKGTADFLTGLMQDHEKMAWQLRQYFV, from the coding sequence ATGAAAGTAGACATTGGCATCAGTGCCGCAAACCTCAAGAAAGTATGTGATAACCTAAACGTTGTCTTAGCAGATGGCAATGTGTTATACTTAAAACTCAGAAAGTTTCATTGGAATCTGAAAGGACCAGACTTCATGCAATTTCACCGCCTCTTCGAAGAACAATATGAGGCAATGGAAAAAGCCATCGATGAAGTTGCCGAACGCATCTCTACTCTTGGCGGAATGGCAGTAGGAACCACCATAGAGTTTGGGAAACTTTCTCAGCTAAAAGAAAGCCCTGGAACATGCCCTGCTCCTCTGGAAATGGCAAAAGAACTTTTGCAAGACCATGAGAGTATTGTAAAATCTCTCAGAACTTCCATAGATGACTGTGAAGAAAAATATGAAGACAAAGGAACCGCAGATTTTTTAACCGGGTTGATGCAAGACCATGAAAAAATGGCTTGGCAACTCAGACAATATTTCGTTTAA
- a CDS encoding phosphatidate cytidylyltransferase has protein sequence MKKYILSIVTLFLLTLLTSCEAVETVFKAGMYWGFFLIALVLVVIFWLFSRGKK, from the coding sequence ATGAAAAAGTATATCTTATCTATCGTAACTTTATTTTTATTGACCTTATTGACGAGTTGTGAAGCGGTAGAAACCGTTTTCAAAGCAGGAATGTATTGGGGATTTTTCTTAATTGCCTTAGTATTAGTCGTGATATTTTGGCTATTTTCACGAGGAAAGAAATAA
- a CDS encoding NAD(P)/FAD-dependent oxidoreductase yields the protein MRLRTFESFWLLKNGLLYTYPTLQKNIKTEILVIGGGITGALISDALMDAGYEVTLIDRRDIGQGSTSATTSMLQYEIDEPLKDLAKKIGDEAAALCYQEGITAIQDLKKLVKTKKLNCGFQMKKSLYIAHNKTAAKELYQEFEIRKKYQLGVKWLEADAIKKTYGIVSHGGILSDTAASVDAYQMAHELIAFNVKRGMKVFDQTEIKSIQDQGTTPKVITQENHTINAQKIVFCTGFESLNLLKEKVADLIYTYATVSEPTQTYNKNLEKILIWDTQDPYLYMRTTDDSRFLVGGEDSVYKDTILQQNIKEEKSKTLIKKLKKTLPDLDFIEDISWGGIFGTTKDGLPYIGESPEYKNCLFCLGFGGNGITFSAQGRKIIIDLLQNKENTLAQYYRFGR from the coding sequence ATGAGACTAAGAACCTTTGAATCTTTTTGGCTGCTCAAAAACGGCTTACTCTACACCTATCCTACTTTACAAAAAAATATAAAAACAGAAATTTTGGTGATTGGTGGCGGCATTACTGGCGCTCTGATTTCTGATGCATTAATGGATGCAGGTTATGAAGTGACTCTCATCGACAGACGAGACATCGGACAAGGAAGCACGAGTGCTACTACCAGCATGTTACAGTATGAAATAGATGAACCGCTAAAAGATTTGGCAAAGAAAATCGGTGACGAAGCTGCAGCACTTTGTTATCAAGAAGGCATCACTGCTATTCAAGATTTAAAAAAATTGGTGAAAACCAAAAAATTAAATTGTGGTTTCCAAATGAAAAAATCCCTCTATATTGCGCACAATAAAACCGCTGCAAAAGAACTTTATCAGGAATTTGAAATTAGAAAAAAATATCAACTGGGTGTCAAATGGTTAGAAGCAGATGCGATTAAAAAAACTTATGGCATTGTTTCTCATGGTGGTATTCTAAGTGATACTGCAGCCAGTGTAGATGCATATCAAATGGCGCATGAACTTATTGCTTTTAATGTAAAAAGAGGCATGAAAGTTTTTGACCAAACAGAAATTAAAAGCATTCAAGATCAAGGCACAACTCCGAAAGTCATTACGCAAGAAAATCATACCATTAATGCTCAAAAAATAGTTTTCTGCACAGGTTTTGAATCTTTGAATTTACTCAAAGAAAAAGTTGCCGATTTGATTTATACTTACGCAACCGTGAGTGAACCCACGCAAACCTATAATAAAAATCTAGAAAAGATTTTGATTTGGGACACACAAGATCCTTATCTGTATATGAGAACTACGGATGATAGTAGATTTTTAGTTGGCGGCGAAGATTCTGTGTATAAAGATACCATACTTCAACAAAATATTAAAGAAGAAAAAAGCAAAACGCTCATTAAAAAACTCAAGAAAACACTACCAGATTTAGACTTCATCGAAGATATTTCTTGGGGTGGAATTTTTGGAACCACCAAAGATGGTTTGCCTTATATTGGGGAATCTCCAGAATATAAAAATTGTTTGTTTTGCTTAGGTTTTGGTGGAAATGGCATTACCTTTTCTGCACAAGGAAGAAAAATTATTATCGACCTTTTACAAAACAAGGAAAATACTTTAGCCCAATATTATCGATTTGGGAGATAG
- a CDS encoding lipocalin family protein has translation MKIIKGIAIMALVATIFTSCVGIPDGVTAVQNFNKDKYLGKWYEIARFDFRFERNLDNTTAQYSINPDGSIKVLNQGYNYVKKEWDSAEGKAKFIGSESEARLKVSFFGPFYGGYNVVDIDENYQNALIYGNSTKYMWILSRNKTINEATKKRFIEKAKKDGFDVSKLIWVNHNKD, from the coding sequence ATGAAAATCATAAAAGGAATTGCCATCATGGCATTAGTAGCCACCATTTTTACTTCATGCGTAGGAATTCCAGATGGAGTAACGGCGGTACAAAACTTTAACAAAGATAAATATCTAGGCAAATGGTATGAAATCGCAAGATTTGATTTCCGTTTTGAAAGAAATCTAGACAATACTACAGCGCAATATTCCATCAATCCAGATGGTAGCATCAAAGTACTGAACCAAGGGTACAACTATGTGAAAAAAGAATGGGATTCTGCTGAAGGAAAAGCCAAATTCATAGGCTCTGAATCTGAAGCGAGACTGAAAGTTTCTTTCTTTGGGCCATTCTACGGCGGATATAACGTAGTAGACATTGACGAAAATTATCAGAATGCCCTTATTTACGGGAATTCTACAAAATATATGTGGATTCTCTCAAGAAATAAAACCATAAACGAAGCCACCAAAAAAAGATTCATCGAGAAAGCCAAAAAAGACGGTTTCGATGTTTCAAAACTCATCTGGGTAAATCATAACAAAGACTAA
- the pruA gene encoding L-glutamate gamma-semialdehyde dehydrogenase, with protein MSFAISQVPTPKNEPVRSYAPGSAEIKSLIATYQKMWSEEVEIPMVIDGKEVKTGEKVSLHSPQDHQHTLGYYHKGNKQHVDDAINSCLKARAEWANLPWEQRASIFLKAADLLAGPYRDKINAATMIGQSKNAMQAEIDSACEAIDFLRFNVQFMTELYSEQPVSDAGIWNRAEYRPLEGFTYAITPFNFTAISLNLPTSMAMMGNVVVWKPSATQIYSAKVIMDVLIEAGLPAGVINMVFSGGAETSKQILEHPDFSGIHFTGSTEVFQSLWRQIGENIHKYKTYPRIVGETGGKDFVVAHPSAVPSQVATALVRGAFEYQGQKCSAASRAYVPQSLWGEVKRIMGEQLAEIKMGSPEDPSNFVNAVIDKASFEKCKGYIERAQNANDAEVIFGGGCDDSKGWFVQPTVIQAKNPHYESMEEEIFGPILTIYVYEDQDWKATLKLVDKTSPYALTGAVFAQDRYAINEATKALENAAGNFYINDKPTGAVVGQQPFGGARASGTNDKAGSKMNLLRWVSARSIKENFLSPTDYKYPFLG; from the coding sequence ATGTCATTCGCAATTTCGCAAGTTCCTACTCCTAAAAACGAACCTGTAAGAAGCTATGCTCCTGGTTCTGCAGAGATTAAATCACTTATTGCTACTTATCAAAAAATGTGGTCAGAAGAAGTAGAAATCCCAATGGTTATTGACGGAAAAGAAGTGAAAACTGGTGAAAAAGTATCACTACACTCTCCTCAAGATCATCAACACACGTTAGGATATTACCACAAAGGAAATAAACAACATGTAGATGATGCCATCAATTCTTGTCTGAAAGCAAGAGCAGAATGGGCTAATTTACCATGGGAGCAAAGAGCTTCTATTTTCTTAAAAGCTGCTGATTTATTGGCTGGTCCTTACAGAGATAAAATCAACGCTGCTACGATGATTGGTCAAAGTAAAAATGCAATGCAGGCAGAAATAGATTCGGCTTGTGAAGCGATAGATTTCTTACGTTTTAACGTACAATTCATGACAGAATTGTATTCTGAACAACCCGTTTCTGATGCAGGAATCTGGAACAGAGCAGAATATAGACCATTAGAAGGTTTTACGTATGCGATTACGCCGTTTAACTTTACCGCGATTTCTCTGAACTTGCCTACTTCTATGGCGATGATGGGAAATGTAGTGGTTTGGAAACCATCTGCCACACAGATTTATTCTGCTAAAGTCATTATGGATGTATTGATAGAAGCAGGTTTACCAGCAGGTGTTATCAATATGGTTTTCTCTGGTGGTGCAGAAACTTCTAAGCAAATTCTAGAACACCCAGATTTCTCTGGAATCCATTTTACAGGTTCTACAGAAGTTTTCCAATCATTATGGAGACAAATCGGCGAAAATATTCATAAATATAAAACTTACCCTAGAATCGTAGGAGAAACTGGTGGTAAAGACTTTGTAGTAGCACATCCTTCTGCTGTACCAAGTCAAGTTGCAACTGCGTTGGTAAGAGGTGCTTTCGAATATCAAGGTCAAAAATGTTCTGCTGCTTCTAGAGCTTACGTTCCGCAATCACTTTGGGGAGAAGTAAAAAGAATTATGGGAGAACAATTGGCTGAAATTAAAATGGGAAGTCCAGAAGATCCTTCTAATTTCGTAAATGCGGTAATTGATAAAGCTTCATTTGAAAAATGCAAAGGCTACATCGAAAGAGCTCAAAATGCCAACGATGCAGAAGTAATCTTCGGTGGTGGTTGTGATGACAGCAAAGGTTGGTTTGTACAACCTACGGTTATTCAAGCTAAAAATCCTCACTACGAGAGTATGGAGGAAGAAATCTTTGGCCCTATTCTTACGATTTATGTATATGAAGACCAAGATTGGAAAGCTACGTTAAAATTAGTAGATAAAACTTCTCCTTATGCATTAACAGGCGCTGTATTTGCACAAGACAGATATGCGATTAACGAGGCAACTAAAGCCTTAGAAAATGCGGCAGGAAACTTCTATATTAATGATAAACCGACTGGTGCTGTAGTTGGTCAACAACCTTTTGGTGGAGCGAGAGCTTCTGGAACCAATGACAAAGCTGGTTCTAAAATGAATCTTCTTCGTTGGGTTTCTGCAAGAAGTATCAAAGAAAACTTCTTATCTCCTACTGATTACAAGTATCCATTCTTAGGTTAA